In the Juglans microcarpa x Juglans regia isolate MS1-56 chromosome 6D, Jm3101_v1.0, whole genome shotgun sequence genome, one interval contains:
- the LOC121234528 gene encoding ESCRT-related protein CHMP1B — MGNTEKLLNQIMELKFTAKSLQRQARKCEKEEKSEKLKIKKAMEKGNVDGARIYAENAIRKRTEQMNYLRLSSRLDAVVARLDTQAKMTTINKSMGNIVKSLESTLATGNLQKMSETMDQFEKQFVNMEVQAEFMESAMAGSTSLSTPEGEVNSLMQQVADDYGLEVSVGLPQPAAHAVPAKEAEKVDEDDLSRRLAELKARG, encoded by the coding sequence ATGGGAAACACTGAGAAGCTCTTGAATCAGATCATGGAACTTAAATTCACTGCCAAATCTCTCCAACGCCAAGCCAGGAAATGCGAGAAGGAGGAGAAATCCGAGAAGCTCAAAATCAAGAAGGCCATGGAGAAAGGCAACGTCGACGGCGCCAGGATCTACGCTGAGAACGCCATCCGGAAGCGCACTGAGCAGATGAATTATCTCCGCCTTTCCTCTCGCCTTGACGCCGTCGTTGCTCGCCTCGACACCCAGGCCAAGATGACCACCATCAACAAGTCCATGGGAAACATCGTCAAATCTCTCGAGTCTACCCTCGCCACTGGCAACCTTCAGAAGATGTCCGAGACCATGGATCAGTTCGAGAAGCAGTTTGTCAACATGGAGGTCCAGGCCGAGTTCATGGAGAGCGCCATGGCCGGCTCTACCTCCCTCTCGACGCCGGAGGGAGAGGTCAACAGCCTGATGCAGCAGGTCGCCGACGATTATGGCCTCGAGGTCTCCGTTGGTCTGCCTCAGCCGGCCGCGCACGCTGTTCCGGCCAAGGAGGCCGAGAAGGTCGACGAGGACGACCTCTCCAGGCGCCTCGCCGAGCTCAAGGCTAGAGGTTAA
- the LOC121234529 gene encoding thioredoxin-like protein YLS8: MSYLLPHLHSGWAVDQAILAEEERLVVIRFGHDWDETCMQMDEVLASVAETLKNFAVIYLVDITEVPDFNTMYELYDPSTVMFFFRNKHIMIDLGTGNNNKINWAMKDKQEFIDIVETVYRGARKGRGLVIAPKDYSTKYRY, from the exons ATGTCGTACCTGCTGCCGCACCTGCACTCCGGATGGGCTGTAGATCAGGCCATCCTGGCCGAGGAAGAGCGACTCGTTGTCATCCGTTTCGGTCATGACTGGGACGAGACCTGCATGCAG atGGATGAAGTGCTAGCATCTGTTGCTGAGACACTTAAGAACTTTGCTGTAATCTATCTTGTGGACATCACCGAGGTGCCTGATTTCAACACAATGTACGAGCTCTATGACCCATCCACAGTGATGTTCTTCTTCCGAAACAAGCACATTATGATTGACCTTGGCACTGGAAACAACAATAAGATTAACTGGGCTATGAAGGACAAGCAAGAGTTCATCGACATTGTGGAGACGGTGTATCGTGGCGCAAGGAAGGGTCGTGGTTTGGTTATTGCACCAAAGGACTACTCCACCAAGTACCGCTACTAA